The genomic DNA GCAAGCGAATGGCCCCCTGCTGTGGCTGCGGTGCCATTGTGCAGCTTTTGATAAAGGTCATTTAAGGTATACCCGTAGGCTGCCGGCGCTGCCGGGCTTCCTGAAGAGGCACCGGTAACCGCCGAATCATCCAGATCCCCGGAAAAGGCCGGCATCGCCCCCAACAAAAAGAATAAAATCACCAGCGCGCTTGAGCCGGCAATCCTCACCTTAGCTCTTCCTCCCATCCCCTTACTCCTTCTTCCATCTCAAGGTCGTTTAGACGCTGCTGCAGGAAAGCCAATTCCTGCCGGTATTTCTCCTGCCAATAAGCTTTTATCTTTGATTTTACCGTTTCCCTGAATTCTTCGCTGCCCAGGACCATTCCTTTTTTTAAATCCAATGCCAATATTTTTATTTCTTCAATAGAGATGTTTCTTAGGTAATCCGTGTAATTCCTTTCTTTTATAGTGGTTAAAACGCCTGCTATTTCCTGTTCCATGCCGGGATCAAACCCGAAAACAGATGATTTTGTCTCCATGCAGGCATCTTCGAATCCCGCATAATATAAATAAACAGGGTAACTGCTGTAAGGATAAGCTGCCGGATGCGGGGTCAAATTCAACCTTTGCGGATAAAGGTGGATATAGGCACTCATGGATACAAGGTAACGTGACTTTTCCAACAGGTTCATCCTGTATGTTTCCCGGAAAAGATGGCCTTTTAGACTGTATTTTTTATTAAAATATTTGGTATAATTCCCGTTAAGGTCATGCATAATATCCGATAAAACCACCCCTTCCCTCAATTCAATCAATAGACACAGGTGGTTCGGCAACAGGACAAAGGCAAATAACTTGAATCCATACTGCTCTTTATATTTTCTCAAAAGGTTTAAGTATGACTGGTAATCTTCCGCCTCCCTAAAGATCTTCTCATCATGGTCTCCGCGGACAGTCACATAATAAACCCCGCCTTCAATATGTATGCGTGGCATACCTTTCATCTTCTGTTCTTCCTTCAATTTCTGATATTCCATTTTGGAATATTGGCAAAACAAGTGTAACATATTGTCGTTAAAGTGTCAAGGGAATGCTAATCGGCGCCGTAAAAATGGGGTCAGGATTATTTTTCAAATAAGGTGTCCAAAAATAATTTAAAAGGCCCCGGTGAGGCGCAAAGCCATGGAT from Candidatus Omnitrophota bacterium includes the following:
- a CDS encoding transposase — its product is MEYQKLKEEQKMKGMPRIHIEGGVYYVTVRGDHDEKIFREAEDYQSYLNLLRKYKEQYGFKLFAFVLLPNHLCLLIELREGVVLSDIMHDLNGNYTKYFNKKYSLKGHLFRETYRMNLLEKSRYLVSMSAYIHLYPQRLNLTPHPAAYPYSSYPVYLYYAGFEDACMETKSSVFGFDPGMEQEIAGVLTTIKERNYTDYLRNISIEEIKILALDLKKGMVLGSEEFRETVKSKIKAYWQEKYRQELAFLQQRLNDLEMEEGVRGWEEELR